The Flavobacterium sp. 123 genome contains a region encoding:
- a CDS encoding triple tyrosine motif-containing protein has translation MKNLFCFVLLLISSFVFSQELPPIVKYAPITYGGGNQNWMISQDQNHYVYFANNEGLLEFNGSNWVLYPSPNETIIRSVKVINDRIYTGCYMEFGFWTRQVNGKLKYTSLSRTIKSKILDDEQFWNVLKYDQFVIFQSLNRIYIYDTKNRNIRIIAPRNSIVKSFRANNSIYFQTINDGLYEIENGRGRLISNHPILKTNRIVNIFSIDDGLLIQTQLNGFYKLVGTGLSKFSTDADSAIEASSVYSSQMLSDGSFALGTVSNGIFILTKEGKMKYHISQNKGLSNNTALSLFEDADKNLWVGLDNGINCINLQSPIKSFVDDTGILGTVYASRLYNGKLYIGTNQGLFYKNYQSNDEFKFINGTKGQVWSLFQYDGTLFCGHDSGTFVIEDGTAKNIFPNSGTWNFKIVPNHKEFLLQGNYSGISVLMKNNNQWVFRNKIRGFNSSSRYFEITNDLEVYVSHEYKGIFVIQLDSKFYKTKSVKTFSSPTKGKNASLNKYNNTIYYAYKEGIFRLNPKTKQFEKDKLLSAVFEKDEYTSGKLIVDDSNKIWLFSKNYIHYFSLGKLSNQLKQNVIPIPASLTNSMLGFENVTQISNTNYLIGTTDGYYVLNVNDLSFKNYKVTISNIETNKLNESFKDNSIEDEGCFKYDENNITFNYTVPEFNKYINAEYQYLLEGFQDDWSKWGAKSTVNFKNLPSGDYTFKVRAKFANSPLENTAVYSFTILKPWYATNVALLLYLMLGFIVARFIHKAYKNYYHKQKEKLIEENNLLLEIKELENSQELMRIRNEQLSNVVDEKNRELAVSTMSLNSKNELLTFIKDDLKKNVQEGSGSIKSVITTINKNITEEDSWNVFKEAFDSADKDFLKKVKLAHPSLTPNDLRLCAYLRLNLSSKEVAPLLNISVRSVEIKRYRLRKKMELSHEQGLVEYIMAV, from the coding sequence ATGAAAAACCTTTTTTGTTTTGTACTCTTATTGATATCTTCTTTTGTTTTTTCTCAAGAGTTGCCTCCAATTGTAAAATATGCTCCTATAACATATGGAGGTGGAAATCAGAATTGGATGATTTCACAAGATCAAAATCACTATGTTTATTTTGCAAATAACGAAGGTCTTCTAGAATTCAATGGTTCTAACTGGGTACTTTATCCATCGCCTAATGAAACAATTATTCGTTCGGTTAAAGTTATAAATGATAGAATTTATACCGGATGTTACATGGAATTTGGTTTTTGGACTAGACAAGTTAATGGTAAATTAAAATATACTTCACTCAGTAGAACTATTAAAAGCAAAATTCTAGATGATGAACAGTTTTGGAATGTTTTGAAGTACGATCAGTTCGTTATTTTTCAATCTTTAAATAGGATTTATATTTATGATACCAAAAACAGAAATATTAGAATTATCGCTCCTAGAAATAGTATTGTTAAATCTTTTAGAGCCAATAATTCTATTTATTTCCAAACCATAAATGACGGTCTTTACGAAATTGAGAATGGGCGAGGTCGTTTGATTTCAAATCATCCCATTTTGAAGACAAACCGAATCGTTAATATTTTTTCTATTGATGATGGACTTTTGATTCAGACTCAGTTGAATGGTTTTTATAAACTCGTAGGGACAGGTTTGTCTAAATTTTCAACAGATGCAGATTCCGCAATAGAGGCTAGTAGTGTATATAGTAGTCAAATGCTTTCTGACGGTAGTTTTGCACTTGGAACGGTGTCTAATGGTATTTTTATTTTAACTAAAGAGGGGAAAATGAAATATCATATTTCTCAAAATAAAGGGTTAAGTAATAATACAGCCCTATCTTTATTTGAGGATGCTGATAAGAATCTTTGGGTTGGTTTAGACAATGGAATTAACTGTATCAATTTGCAGTCACCTATTAAAAGTTTTGTTGATGATACGGGAATTTTAGGAACGGTTTATGCCTCAAGATTATATAATGGGAAGTTATACATTGGTACAAACCAGGGCTTATTTTATAAAAATTACCAGTCTAATGATGAATTTAAATTTATAAACGGTACCAAGGGACAAGTTTGGTCTTTATTTCAATATGATGGGACTTTGTTTTGTGGTCATGATTCTGGGACTTTTGTAATAGAAGATGGTACAGCCAAAAATATTTTTCCAAATTCTGGCACATGGAATTTTAAGATTGTTCCCAATCATAAAGAGTTTTTACTTCAAGGAAATTATTCGGGAATTTCTGTTTTGATGAAAAACAATAATCAATGGGTTTTTAGAAATAAAATAAGAGGATTCAACTCCTCGTCACGTTATTTTGAAATCACAAATGATTTAGAAGTATATGTAAGCCATGAATACAAAGGCATTTTTGTTATACAGCTAGATAGTAAATTTTATAAAACCAAATCTGTAAAGACATTTTCGTCACCCACAAAAGGGAAAAATGCTAGTTTGAATAAGTATAATAATACGATTTATTATGCCTATAAAGAGGGTATTTTTAGATTGAATCCTAAAACAAAACAATTTGAAAAAGATAAATTGTTAAGTGCTGTTTTTGAGAAAGATGAATATACTTCGGGTAAATTAATTGTAGATGATTCAAACAAAATTTGGTTGTTTTCAAAAAATTATATCCATTATTTTTCATTAGGAAAATTAAGCAATCAGTTGAAACAAAATGTTATTCCTATACCAGCTTCCTTAACAAATTCGATGTTGGGATTTGAAAATGTTACTCAAATTTCGAATACCAATTATTTGATAGGAACTACGGATGGATATTATGTGTTAAATGTTAATGACTTAAGTTTTAAAAATTATAAGGTTACAATATCTAATATTGAAACAAATAAATTGAATGAGAGTTTTAAAGACAATTCTATTGAGGATGAGGGTTGTTTTAAATACGATGAAAATAACATAACATTTAATTATACAGTCCCTGAATTTAATAAATATATTAATGCGGAATACCAGTATTTGTTAGAAGGATTTCAGGATGATTGGAGCAAATGGGGCGCTAAATCCACGGTGAATTTTAAAAATCTACCATCTGGAGATTATACATTTAAAGTGCGCGCAAAATTTGCAAATTCTCCACTTGAGAACACAGCTGTTTATTCGTTTACGATTTTAAAACCTTGGTATGCAACGAATGTTGCACTTTTGCTTTATTTGATGTTGGGATTTATTGTAGCTCGTTTTATTCATAAAGCCTACAAAAACTATTATCATAAACAAAAAGAAAAATTAATAGAAGAAAACAATCTTTTATTAGAAATCAAAGAGCTTGAAAATAGTCAGGAATTAATGCGAATCCGAAATGAGCAATTGTCTAATGTTGTAGATGAAAAAAACAGAGAATTAGCGGTTTCCACTATGAGTTTGAATAGCAAAAATGAATTGCTGACTTTTATTAAAGATGATCTTAAAAAGAACGTACAAGAAGGTAGTGGAAGCATCAAATCTGTGATTACAACAATCAATAAAAATATAACCGAAGAAGATTCTTGGAATGTTTTTAAAGAGGCCTTTGATAGTGCAGATAAGGACTTTTTGAAAAAGGTAAAACTAGCACATCCTTCATTGACTCCAAATGATTTAAGACTATGTGCCTACTTGAGACTGAATCTTTCCTCTAAAGAAGTGGCTCCTTTGCTGAATATTTCGGTTCGAAGCGTAGAGATAAAAAGATATCGTTTGCGTAAAAAAATGGAGTTATCGCATGAACAAGGACTAGTTGAATATATTATGGCTGTATAG
- a CDS encoding RagB/SusD family nutrient uptake outer membrane protein — translation MKKYIFITIATITILSTTTISCSDEFVNRDPVYSIDSENYFNSKSDYDNALIAAYDLLQSSYVNVLLGEIASDNTLAGGESQTDVIGFQQIDDMIHTPVNSNLRDIWNWMFAGVQRANYILEFKDRTDFEGKNQIIAEARFLRAYYHFELVKWFGPIPMNGDKRFSAGEEKTIPRSPVADVYASIEADLIFASENLAAIPSQKGRATKGAALALLGKAYLYQDKFTQAASTLERVISSSNYSLVTDYNTIFEDEGENGLESVFEVQYTDKEGAGFGCLQCSEGNVAVGFSGPRNYTGSLFTSGFSFNVPTQEVVDAFEVGDNREAVTILDIAAWAAATGASAGEGYEHTGYFNRKYIPRKRSADAQGDLNLTNPNNYRAIRYADVLLMAAEAYNRSGLDDAKARGYLNQVRRRAFGDVNHDISASGAALTDFIWAERRVELVGEGHRFFDLVRTGKAAQEIDGFVAGKNELFPIPIEEIQFANGNWAQNPGY, via the coding sequence ATGAAAAAGTATATTTTTATTACCATAGCCACGATAACTATTTTATCAACCACCACCATTTCCTGTTCAGATGAATTTGTAAATCGTGATCCAGTTTATTCTATCGATTCAGAGAATTATTTTAATTCTAAATCTGATTATGATAATGCTTTGATTGCTGCTTATGATCTTTTGCAATCAAGTTATGTGAATGTTTTGTTAGGGGAAATTGCATCAGATAATACATTAGCTGGTGGAGAAAGCCAAACAGATGTAATTGGTTTTCAACAAATCGATGACATGATTCACACGCCAGTTAATAGCAATTTGAGAGACATTTGGAATTGGATGTTTGCTGGAGTACAAAGAGCTAACTACATATTAGAGTTCAAAGACAGAACAGATTTTGAAGGGAAAAATCAAATTATTGCTGAAGCTCGTTTTCTTAGAGCCTATTACCATTTTGAATTAGTAAAATGGTTTGGTCCAATTCCGATGAATGGAGATAAACGATTTAGTGCTGGAGAGGAAAAAACAATTCCACGTTCACCTGTTGCGGATGTTTACGCATCAATCGAAGCAGATTTAATTTTTGCTTCCGAAAACTTAGCTGCAATTCCTTCACAAAAAGGTAGAGCAACTAAAGGTGCTGCACTTGCACTTTTAGGAAAAGCATATTTGTATCAAGATAAGTTCACTCAAGCGGCAAGTACTTTAGAAAGAGTAATTTCAAGTTCTAACTATTCACTAGTAACAGATTACAATACAATTTTTGAAGATGAAGGAGAAAATGGTTTAGAATCCGTTTTCGAAGTCCAATATACGGATAAAGAAGGTGCTGGATTTGGATGTTTACAATGTAGCGAGGGTAATGTAGCTGTTGGTTTTAGTGGTCCAAGAAATTATACAGGAAGTTTATTTACCTCAGGTTTTAGTTTTAATGTACCTACGCAAGAAGTGGTAGACGCATTTGAAGTTGGAGACAACAGAGAAGCAGTTACCATTTTAGATATTGCAGCTTGGGCAGCAGCAACAGGTGCTTCGGCAGGTGAAGGATATGAGCACACAGGATATTTTAATAGAAAATACATTCCAAGAAAAAGAAGCGCTGATGCTCAAGGAGATTTGAATTTAACGAATCCTAATAATTATAGAGCAATTCGTTATGCAGATGTTTTATTGATGGCAGCAGAAGCTTACAACAGAAGCGGATTAGATGATGCTAAAGCTAGAGGATATCTAAATCAAGTTCGTCGTCGTGCTTTTGGAGATGTGAATCATGATATTTCTGCGTCAGGAGCAGCTTTGACTGACTTTATTTGGGCAGAAAGAAGAGTAGAATTGGTAGGCGAAGGACATCGATTCTTTGACTTAGTGAGAACGGGTAAAGCAGCTCAGGAAATTGATGGATTTGTTGCAGGAAAAAATGAATTATTCCCTATTCCAATAGAGGAAATTCAATTCGCAAATGGAAATTGGGCACAAAACCCTGGATATTAA
- a CDS encoding TonB-dependent receptor, producing MKSNYLLIIFLLLSTFGFAQSYDIGGVVKETTSGLPLPGVNVQVKNSQKSTITDFDGQFMLKGVSSGTTLVFSYVGYKNFEYKVTSSSNTIVISLKEDSKVLDEVVVIGYGSQKKRQVTGAVSVLDSKTLDVLKPVKIEQALQGTVSGVNVTTTSGAPGAALDIRIRGIATNGQNGPTTIIDGYVGELGLLNPNDIESITVLKDAQAAIYGTIGANGIILVTTKTGKKNAKTKVSFNTYTGFQETSRTLPTLNATEYALLLNESYANGGKAIPIPIVSGLGKGTNWQNEVFKSGVPLINHDISITGGSDKVTYAVSGSHLDQEGIIGGSKSGFLRNTARVALGADLSDKLKLKTNVIYTYFNRKSLNENGLGSVLFNALNTPATLSPYDANGDYTLVPSTTGLGIEIINPLAQISNTYNDYNFKKLNGNFGLDYKLFDGFVLSSSMGFNTSNSESRNFAKQVSYGGKVFDVARSSVSQSAVNDNDYSFDIFGTYTKKIADSHNFSATLGNTIYKQWGNGLFATGYDVPNNSWDYADISLANGVLEAKTNGSYSYDERRLSYFGRMQYDYKGKYLLSAMLRRDASTKFGPGNRVGYFPSFTAGWVISDEGFYGDAKVVNFMKLRASYGTLGNDQIPNNGYISQLTGEGTYVFDGALATGTATGQVPNPNIKWEEARKFDVGLDLKLLDNKVSIVTDYFIDTRADLLIPNIPVSGITGNAAPGASSPTINAGTVRNSGLEFSVDYKNKFSDTFSMSAGYNITFLKNEVLEVNNGIGFIEGGSFGVGQPASSRMEVGQPIGYFYGYKMDGIFQNQSEIDAHPSQIALGANAAPGDIRYVDINGDGVIDTKDRSNIGDPIPTATMGFNLQLNYKNIDFAVYTFASVGNDMIRNYERTLSDANRLDYVLDRWTGQGTTNATPRVTTGATANNVLSSYFVEDASYLRIQNIQLGYTLNQKTAEKIGMTKLRFYTGVNNLYTFTKYKGFDPGASNGAPIGGGIDYGFYPIPRTYMLGLNINF from the coding sequence ATGAAGTCAAATTATCTATTAATTATTTTTCTGCTTCTGTCTACTTTTGGTTTTGCCCAAAGTTATGACATTGGCGGAGTAGTAAAAGAAACAACTTCGGGATTGCCTCTGCCTGGAGTAAATGTTCAAGTTAAAAATTCCCAAAAAAGTACTATAACGGATTTTGATGGACAATTCATGTTGAAAGGAGTTTCGTCAGGAACTACGCTTGTATTTTCTTATGTGGGCTACAAAAATTTTGAATATAAAGTAACCTCAAGCAGTAATACTATTGTTATTTCATTAAAAGAAGATTCGAAGGTATTAGATGAAGTAGTAGTTATTGGTTATGGTAGCCAGAAAAAAAGACAGGTAACTGGAGCTGTATCTGTTTTGGATAGTAAAACATTGGATGTTTTAAAACCAGTAAAAATAGAGCAAGCCTTACAAGGAACTGTTTCTGGTGTGAACGTAACCACCACTTCAGGTGCTCCTGGAGCAGCTTTAGATATTCGTATTCGTGGTATAGCAACAAACGGACAAAATGGACCAACTACTATTATTGATGGATATGTAGGTGAACTAGGATTATTAAACCCAAATGATATTGAATCTATTACAGTATTGAAAGATGCACAAGCGGCTATTTATGGTACTATTGGTGCTAATGGTATCATCTTGGTTACTACAAAAACAGGAAAGAAAAATGCTAAGACCAAAGTTTCTTTCAATACATATACTGGTTTTCAAGAAACTTCAAGAACGCTTCCAACATTAAATGCAACAGAATATGCTTTGTTGCTTAATGAAAGTTATGCTAATGGCGGAAAAGCAATCCCTATTCCAATTGTGTCAGGTTTAGGAAAAGGAACCAATTGGCAAAATGAGGTTTTTAAAAGTGGTGTACCTTTAATAAATCATGATATTTCTATTACAGGTGGTTCTGATAAGGTAACTTATGCTGTCAGTGGTTCCCACTTAGATCAAGAAGGGATTATAGGAGGCAGTAAATCAGGGTTCTTAAGAAACACGGCTAGAGTCGCTTTAGGAGCTGATTTAAGTGATAAATTGAAATTGAAAACGAATGTTATTTATACATATTTCAATAGAAAATCATTGAATGAAAACGGATTAGGTTCTGTGTTGTTTAATGCATTGAATACTCCAGCTACTTTGTCTCCTTATGATGCTAATGGTGATTATACATTAGTGCCAAGTACTACAGGATTAGGGATAGAAATCATAAATCCATTAGCTCAGATTTCAAATACTTATAATGATTATAATTTCAAAAAGTTGAATGGAAACTTTGGTTTAGATTATAAACTCTTTGACGGTTTTGTACTTTCGAGTTCTATGGGATTCAATACTTCTAATAGTGAATCAAGAAATTTTGCAAAACAAGTTAGTTATGGAGGAAAAGTGTTTGATGTAGCAAGAAGTTCTGTTTCTCAATCAGCTGTTAACGACAATGATTACTCTTTTGATATTTTTGGAACGTATACCAAAAAAATTGCGGATAGTCATAACTTTTCAGCCACACTAGGAAATACCATATACAAACAATGGGGTAATGGTTTATTTGCTACAGGATATGATGTTCCAAATAATTCATGGGATTATGCTGATATTTCATTAGCCAATGGCGTATTAGAAGCTAAAACAAATGGCTCGTATAGCTATGACGAAAGAAGACTTTCTTATTTCGGTAGAATGCAATACGATTATAAAGGAAAATATCTTTTGTCTGCTATGTTAAGACGTGATGCTTCTACAAAATTTGGACCAGGGAATAGAGTAGGTTACTTTCCTTCTTTTACAGCAGGTTGGGTGATTTCTGACGAAGGTTTTTATGGAGATGCTAAAGTTGTGAACTTTATGAAATTAAGAGCTAGTTATGGAACCCTTGGTAACGATCAAATTCCTAATAATGGTTACATTTCTCAGTTAACAGGTGAAGGAACTTATGTTTTTGATGGTGCTTTAGCAACAGGAACCGCTACAGGTCAAGTGCCTAATCCTAATATTAAATGGGAAGAAGCTAGAAAATTTGATGTTGGTTTAGACCTTAAATTATTGGATAACAAAGTGTCTATTGTTACCGATTATTTTATTGATACTAGAGCTGATTTGTTAATACCAAACATACCGGTTTCGGGAATTACTGGGAATGCTGCTCCAGGAGCTAGTTCTCCTACTATTAATGCTGGAACCGTACGAAATTCAGGTCTAGAGTTTTCTGTTGATTACAAAAACAAATTTTCAGATACTTTTTCTATGAGTGCAGGCTACAATATTACCTTCCTTAAAAATGAAGTCTTAGAAGTAAATAACGGAATAGGATTTATTGAAGGAGGATCATTTGGAGTAGGTCAGCCAGCTTCTTCAAGAATGGAAGTAGGTCAGCCAATAGGTTATTTTTATGGATATAAAATGGATGGAATTTTTCAAAATCAATCAGAAATTGATGCGCATCCTTCTCAAATTGCTTTAGGTGCTAATGCTGCGCCTGGAGATATTCGTTATGTTGATATAAATGGCGATGGAGTTATTGATACTAAAGACAGATCAAATATTGGAGATCCAATTCCAACAGCAACAATGGGTTTCAATCTACAGTTGAATTATAAAAATATAGATTTTGCAGTATATACTTTTGCTTCTGTTGGTAATGATATGATTAGAAATTATGAAAGAACACTTTCTGACGCAAATCGTTTAGACTATGTTCTTGATAGATGGACTGGTCAAGGTACGACTAATGCTACTCCAAGAGTTACAACCGGAGCTACAGCTAACAATGTTTTGTCTAGTTATTTTGTTGAAGATGCTTCTTATTTAAGAATCCAAAACATTCAACTGGGGTATACATTAAATCAGAAAACAGCCGAAAAAATAGGAATGACTAAGCTGAGATTCTATACCGGCGTTAACAACCTTTATACGTTTACAAAATACAAAGGCTTTGACCCAGGAGCATCTAATGGAGCTCCTATTGGCGGAGGAATCGATTATGGTTTTTATCCTATACCAAGAACCTATATGTTAGGATTAAACATTAATTTTTAA
- the uvrA gene encoding excinuclease ABC subunit UvrA: MQIDLSKLDPKKNIIIKGAQVHNLKNVDVAIPRNKLVVITGLSGSGKSSLAFDTLYAEGQRRYVESLSSYARQFLGRLDKPKVEYIKGIAPAIAIEQKVNTTNARSTVGTSTEIYDYIKLLYARIGRTFSPVSGQEVKKNTVSDVINDVKNFTLDSKWLLLAPIHLEEGRQLEDKLKVLLQQGFSRILVGTEMVRLDDLPSSLAHKDILLIIDRIVVKEEDEFYNRLADAVQTAFFEGKGICYLQELNSEKRYSYSNNFEMDGMTFLEPNVHLFSFNNPYGACPVCEGYGKIIGVDAELVIPNTTLSIYENAIFPWRGESMSWFRDELVNNAYKFDFPIHKPFYQLTEEQKELIWKGNKYFQGLNDFFKELEEKNYKIQNRVMLSRYRGKTKCNSCNGKRLRTEASYVKINSKTVSDLVDLPIKHLVSFFKNIDLDVYEKQIAKRLLIEINNRLSFLTEVGLDYLTLNRNSASLSGGESQRINLATSLGSSLVGSMYILDEPSIGLHPKDTERLIKVLLSLRDLGNTVIVVEHDEDIMKAADMIIDIGPEAGTLGGNLVAQGTYEEILKSASLTARYLNGDLEIAVPKKRRPFKNFIEIKGARENNLQNIDVTFPLDVLTVITGVSGSGKSTLVKKILFPAMQKKLDNAGEKAGQFTELGGSFSQIKHIEYVDQNPIGRSSRSNPVTYIKAYDDIRELYAKEKLSKIRGYQAKHFSFNVDGGRCETCKGEGSINVEMVFMADVQLPCETCNGKRFKKEVLEVYFEGKNINDILTMTIDDSIAFFKETKQNKITQKLQPLQDVGLGYVQLGQSSSTLSGGEAQRIKLASFLVKGATKDKALFVFDEPTTGLHFHDIKKLLASFDALIEKGHSILVIEHNLDLIKCADWIIDLGPEGGENGGKLLATGTPENIVKIDESITGKYLREKL; encoded by the coding sequence ATGCAAATTGACCTTTCTAAACTAGATCCTAAGAAAAATATCATAATTAAGGGAGCGCAAGTTCATAATCTAAAAAATGTAGATGTTGCTATTCCTAGAAATAAACTAGTGGTGATTACCGGACTTTCAGGCTCTGGAAAGTCAAGTTTAGCATTTGACACTTTATATGCAGAAGGACAACGACGTTATGTAGAAAGTCTATCCTCTTACGCCAGACAATTTTTAGGTAGGTTAGACAAACCAAAAGTAGAGTATATCAAAGGAATTGCACCCGCAATTGCTATTGAGCAAAAAGTAAATACGACCAATGCACGTTCAACGGTTGGTACTTCTACAGAAATTTACGATTATATTAAATTGCTTTATGCTAGAATTGGAAGAACTTTTTCGCCAGTTTCAGGTCAAGAAGTCAAAAAAAATACCGTTTCTGATGTAATCAATGATGTTAAAAATTTTACGCTTGACAGCAAATGGTTACTCCTGGCTCCTATTCATCTCGAAGAAGGAAGACAACTGGAAGACAAACTAAAAGTGCTCTTACAACAAGGTTTTTCAAGAATTTTAGTTGGTACAGAAATGGTTCGTTTAGACGATTTACCAAGTTCTCTTGCTCACAAAGATATTCTTCTAATTATTGACCGAATAGTTGTAAAAGAGGAAGATGAATTTTACAACCGATTAGCAGATGCAGTTCAAACTGCTTTTTTTGAAGGAAAAGGAATTTGTTACCTACAAGAACTTAACTCAGAAAAAAGATACTCCTATTCAAACAATTTTGAAATGGATGGAATGACGTTTTTAGAACCAAATGTTCACTTGTTTAGTTTTAATAATCCTTATGGAGCTTGTCCAGTTTGTGAAGGATATGGAAAAATTATTGGTGTTGATGCCGAATTAGTAATTCCTAACACGACTTTATCAATTTACGAAAATGCTATTTTTCCTTGGCGAGGAGAAAGTATGAGCTGGTTTCGTGATGAACTAGTAAACAACGCCTATAAATTTGACTTTCCAATTCACAAACCTTTTTATCAGTTGACAGAGGAACAAAAAGAACTGATTTGGAAAGGAAACAAGTATTTTCAAGGTTTAAATGATTTCTTTAAAGAACTTGAGGAAAAGAATTATAAAATCCAAAACCGTGTAATGCTTTCGCGCTACAGAGGCAAAACTAAATGTAATTCCTGCAATGGTAAACGCCTACGCACAGAAGCATCATATGTCAAAATAAATTCTAAAACCGTTTCGGACTTAGTTGATTTACCTATAAAACATCTTGTTAGTTTTTTCAAAAACATCGATTTAGATGTGTATGAAAAACAAATTGCGAAACGTTTATTGATTGAAATTAACAATCGATTATCTTTTTTAACCGAAGTTGGATTGGATTATTTGACCCTAAATAGAAATTCAGCTTCACTTTCAGGGGGTGAATCACAGCGTATTAATCTAGCCACTTCATTAGGAAGTAGTCTGGTAGGTTCGATGTATATTTTAGACGAACCTAGTATTGGTTTACACCCAAAAGATACGGAGCGCTTGATAAAAGTATTGCTATCATTAAGAGATTTAGGCAATACCGTTATTGTGGTGGAACATGATGAAGATATTATGAAAGCGGCCGATATGATTATTGATATTGGTCCAGAAGCAGGAACGCTCGGAGGGAATTTAGTTGCTCAAGGTACCTATGAAGAAATATTAAAATCAGCTTCGCTAACTGCTCGCTATTTAAATGGAGATTTAGAAATTGCTGTTCCAAAGAAAAGAAGACCATTCAAGAATTTCATTGAAATAAAAGGCGCTAGAGAGAACAATCTTCAAAACATTGATGTTACTTTTCCTTTAGATGTATTGACTGTAATAACAGGTGTTTCTGGAAGCGGAAAAAGTACACTGGTAAAAAAAATTCTGTTTCCTGCAATGCAAAAAAAGCTTGATAATGCTGGTGAAAAAGCAGGTCAGTTTACAGAACTTGGAGGCTCTTTTTCGCAAATAAAACATATTGAATATGTAGATCAGAATCCTATTGGTAGAAGTTCACGCTCCAATCCTGTCACTTATATCAAAGCGTATGATGACATTAGAGAATTGTATGCTAAAGAAAAACTTTCTAAAATAAGAGGATATCAAGCTAAACATTTTTCTTTTAATGTCGATGGTGGAAGATGTGAAACTTGCAAAGGAGAAGGCTCTATTAATGTAGAAATGGTATTCATGGCTGATGTACAATTGCCGTGTGAAACTTGTAATGGAAAACGATTCAAAAAAGAAGTTCTAGAAGTCTATTTTGAAGGCAAGAATATCAATGATATTTTAACAATGACTATTGATGACTCGATAGCATTCTTTAAAGAAACTAAACAAAATAAAATCACACAAAAACTACAACCACTTCAGGATGTTGGATTAGGATACGTTCAATTAGGGCAATCTTCATCAACATTATCTGGTGGTGAAGCGCAACGTATTAAGTTGGCTTCGTTTTTAGTAAAAGGAGCTACAAAAGACAAAGCTTTATTTGTATTTGACGAACCAACAACTGGATTACACTTTCATGACATCAAAAAACTATTAGCGTCATTCGATGCATTGATAGAAAAAGGGCATTCGATACTTGTAATTGAACACAATCTTGATTTGATAAAATGTGCAGATTGGATTATTGATCTTGGACCAGAAGGTGGCGAAAATGGAGGTAAGTTATTGGCCACAGGAACTCCTGAGAATATTGTAAAAATAGATGAATCTATAACAGGAAAATATTTAAGAGAAAAGTTATAA